A single window of Microplitis demolitor isolate Queensland-Clemson2020A chromosome 7, iyMicDemo2.1a, whole genome shotgun sequence DNA harbors:
- the LOC103575320 gene encoding protein pygopus: MSHNIAGMPPFARMPLSGMGMGVGMGPNGPHPESNAHPHPPPPPPTGANPKKKRRTNANVAPPAPQPAPSAQDLLPPPLSGYGDTIVASNPFDDAPPQSAQSAMIHGGPPHIHGGHPHHPHHMTGPSMRGMSPLTSMSGINPMIPHNMGNMSPMGNSPMNNHINHMGGMSPMNHPPMGGMSPMNNMGSNIPSGPINTMNNHMNMSHMNNSQMSGPPMGSPMNSINSGPMGSPMNNMGHNMGSPMGGPLGSPMNSIGGNNHNHLPNGPININNMTSHMPPNSPLNGPPINNVNSPLSHNGSQPHSNHMGSNLNNLGRPINGPMTTMSSMMPNNINMSGPTTLNNMNITGPQMNNMSNMNVSHSNQMTHISGPMGSMSNNMGSGPPMGHPMNIPPHGFQGPPGMGSKPMPVSAGKIYPPDQPMVFNSQNPNAPPIYPCGICHKEVHDNDQGILCESGCNFWFHRGCSGLSEAAFQLLTQEVYAEWVCDKCLQSKNIPLVKFKP, encoded by the exons ATGAGCCATAATATTGCAGGCATGCCACCTTTTGCTAGGATGCCACTCAGTGGTATGGGAATGGGAGTAGGTATGGGACCTAATGGTCCACATCCTGAATCCAATgctcatcctcatcctccaccaccaccaccgACTGGTGCCAATCCTAAAAAGAAACGAAGAACTAATGCTAATGTAGCCCCACCAGCTCCTCAACCTGCTCCATCTGCACAG GATTTATTACCTCCACCTTTATCTGGTTATGGTGACACAATAGTGGCAAGTAATCCTTTCGACGATGCGCCACCTCAAAGTGCACAAAGTGCAATGATCCATGGTGGACCACCGCACATACACGGTGGGCATCCACACCATCCTCATCATATGACTGGTCCTTCTATGAGAGGTATGAGCCCACTTACGTCGATGAGTGGTATAAATCCAATGATTCCTCATAATATGGGAAACATGAGTCCAATGGGCAATTCACCTATGAATaatcatataaatcatatggGAGGAATGTCACCAATGAATCATCCACCAATGGGAGGTATGAGTCCAATGAACAATATGGGATCCAATATACCGTCGGGACCGATAAACACAATGAATAATCATATGAATATGAGTCACATGAATAATTCTCAAATGAGTGGGCCACCAATGGGAAGCCCCATGAACAGTATAAATAGTGGTCCAATGGGAAGTCCAATGAATAATATGGGTCACAATATGGGAAGTCCTATGGGTGGGCCTTTAGGATCACCAATGAACAGTATTGGAGGCAATAACCACAATCATTTACCGAATGgaccaataaatataaataatatgaccAGTCATATGCCGCCTAATAGTCCACTTAATGGGCCcccaataaataatgtaaacaGTCCATTAAGCCATAATGGTTCGCAACCACATTCGAACCATATGGGAAGTAATCTCAATAATTTAGGAAGACCTATTAATGGGCCCATGACCACTATGAGCTCTATGATGcctaacaatataaatatgtcaGGGCCAACTACATTAAACAATATGAATATAACTGGCCCTCAAATGAATAATATGTCAAATATGAATGTTTCTCATTCTAATCAAATGACACATATATCCGGCCCTATGGGTTCTATGTCAAATAATATGGGTAGTGGACCGCCTATGGGTCATCCTATGAATATTCCACCACATGGATTCCAAGGGCCTCCTGGTATGGGATCCAAACCGATGCCAGTTTCAGCAGGAaag aTTTATCCTCCAGACCAACCAATGgtttttaattcacaaaatCCGAATGCTCCACCAATTTATCCTTGTGGGATTTGTCATAAAGAAGTTCATGATAATGATCAAGGCATATTGTGTGAGTCAGGTTGCAATTTTTGGTTTCACAg agGATGCTCAGGATTATCGGAGGCTGCTTTCCAGTTATTGACTCAAGAAGTTTATGCAGAGTGGGTGTGTGATAAATGTTTACAATCTAAAAATATACCGTTAGTGAAATTTAAACCATAA